The Haloterrigena turkmenica DSM 5511 genome includes the window CGCGGCCGCGCCGGTCCAGGTCGGCCGCTCGCCCGGCCAGAACGCCTCGTCCTCGAACTGGTAGCCCGTCCAGAAGACGCCATCGTCGTCGGTCCACTGGAACAGCCACTCGAGGATCTCACGCGCGCGCTCCGTCCGGCCGACCGCGGCCAGCGAGAGCGCGAGTTCACAGGACTCGGCGACGGTCACCCAGGGCTCGTCTGCGACGCAGCGACAGCCCAGTTCCTCCTCGAGGAACCGATCTGTGCCCGTCTCGAGCCGTTCTCGAGCGGCCGCGCCGGTCACCACGCCACAGAGGACGGGGTAGAACCAGTCCATCGCGTAGCGGGACTTGCTCTCCCAGGTTCGGTCGAACCGATCTGGCCGGCTCCGGATCGCCTCGCCGAGTCGGGACCGAGCCTCGAGCCACCGGTCGCGCGCCCCGGCACGGCCGAGAACGTCCGCGATCGCGGCGCCGCAGGCGAGACTCTTGTAGATGGAGGCGCAGCCGGCGATCAGCGCGTCCTCGTAGACCTCGCCGTCGGGGTCGACGGTCCAGTAGATCTCGCCCGTCGGCGCCTGGTGGTCGCAAGCGAAGGCGAGGGCGTCTCGAACGGTCGGCCAGAGAGTCTCGAGAAACTCGCGGTCGCCGGTACAGAGATAGTGGTGATACGTGCCGACAGCGACGTAGGCGCTCCGGTGGGTCTCCTTGCGCGGTTCGTCGCCCTCGTGGGCGCCGTCGCCGTCCTCGCTGTCGCCGTAGGTCGCCCACAGCGCCCCGTCGTCGTGTTGAGCCTCGGTCACCCAGCGGTAGGCGTGTCGGGCGGCCTCGTCGCGGCCGGCGACCGACAGCGCCATCGCGCTCTCGACGTGGTCCCAGGGGTCGGCGGGGCCGTCGGGATACCACAGGATTAGTCCGTCCTCGCGCTGGACGCGCTCGATGTGGTCGACCGCGGGCTCGAGTTCCCAGTCGGCGAGCGACCGTGACCCGGGGCCGTCGCTCACGCTGGCCCCTCCAGTTCGAAGTAGTAGACGACGCTTTTCCCCACCAGCGGGTCGAGCGCCCGCTCGAGCAGCCGCACTGGTCGGGGCGACTCGAGAACGTCCCACTCGAGGAAGCGATCGTAGGCCCGCAGCGCCAGCGGCGCCTCATCGCGCTGGTCGCGATCCCACCAGAGACACTTCAGCCACCAGTAGGGGGCGTGCAGGGCGTGGGCGAAGTGGTCGTCGACCCGGCGGAAGCCGCGCCGTTCGATCGCGGCCTGCAGTTCATCGCGGTCGAAGATGCGGACGTGGCCACCCTCGACCTGGTGGTACTCCTCGGACAGCGCCCAGCAGACCCGCTCGGGCCCCTCGCGGGGGACGCTGACCGCGAGCGTGCCGCCCGGCTTGCAGACTCGGCGGAGTTCGTCCAGCGCCGCCTCGTAGTCGGGGATGTGCTCTAAGACCTCGGTACAGCAGACGACGTCGAAGGAACCGTCCGCGAAGGGGAGTCGGAGCGCATCGCCCGCGGCGAACGTGACCGGCACGTCCGTCTCGCCGGCGATGTACGCCTCGTAGTCCTCGCGCGCGGCGGTCAGGTTCTCCCGTCCGATGTCGATGCCGACGACCTCCCGGACGTTCTCGAGGGCGGCGGCGTGGACGTGTCGGCCCTCCCCGCAGCCGATGTCGAGCACGCGCATCCCCGGTGTCAGCGTGAGCCGGTCGAAATCGATCGTCTCCATGATCAAGCCTCTCGCGTCTGTCGGGTCTCGATCGCGGTTCGATACGTGCGAACGGTCTCGCGGGCGGCTCGCTCCCAGTCGAACTCCTCGACGATGCGCTCGCGGGCCCGCTCGCCCAGCCGATCGCGGCGGGCGTCGTCCGCGAGCAACTCGCGGATCGCGTCGGCCATCTCGCCGGCGTCGCCGGGGGCGACGAGGACGCCGGCGTCGCCGACCACCTCGGGAAGCGCACCGCCGGTGGTGGCGACGACCGGGACGCCACAGGCCATCGCCTCGCCCGCCGGGAGGCCGAAGCCCTCGTACAGCGAGGGGACGACGGCGACGTCGGCGGTGCCGTAGAGTTCGATCATCCGGTCATAGCTGATCTTGCTGTGGGTCTCGACGGCGTCCTCGATGCCTAGCTTCGAGACCAGTCGGTCGCAGTCGCCGCCCTCGTCGAACTCGCCGACGACGACGAGTTCGGCGTCGACGGCCTCGCGAACCTCGGCGAAGGCCTCGAGCAGGTAGCGGGCGCCTTTCAGGGGCACGTCGGCGCTGACGGTCGTCATCACGCGCGGGCGGTCGTACTCGCGGTCGACGGGTTCGAACAGGTCGGTGTCGATCCCGTTGTGGACGACGCGGAGCGCGTCGGGGTCGGCGCCGAAGTCAGCGACGGTGCGGCGCTTGGCCGCTTCGGAGACGGTCAGCACGTGGGGGAGATCACGAACCACCTCGCGTTGCATCCGGAGGAACCGGTACCAGCGGCGGATCAGCAGCCGCTCGCCCCAGCCGTCGGCCGCGGCGAGGGCGACGTCGCGGTCGACGGTGATCGGGTGGTGAACCGTCGCCACCACCGGGTGGCCCCGCTCGCGGAGCGTCTGCAGGCCGTAACACAGCGACTGATTGTCGTGGATCACGTCGTACTCGGGTTGCCGTTTCTCGAAGTAGTCGACGACGCGGCGGCCGAAGGCGTAGGGGTCGGGGAAGCCGCCAGTCAGGGCGCTCAGCCACTCGTACATCGCCAGCGGGTCGCGGAGGTAGGCGGGTTCGAACTGCCCCAGCCGATCGAGTTCGTCGACGACGTTCTCGCCGGGCAGCTTCACCAGTCCGACGCCGTCGTCGAGTTCGGGGTAGGGTTTGCCCGAAATCACGTCGACGGAGTGTCCGAGGTCGGTCAGCGCTCGGCTCAGGTACTTCACGTAGACGCCCTGGCCGCCGGAGTAGGGGTTCGATCGGTAGCTCAGCAGACAGATATCCAGCGGCTCGCCCTCGAGTCGCGCCGAGTCGGGCGACGGTCCCGTTTCCGCTGTCGATCCCGTCGCAGTCGAACGCCCCGCCGACGCGGACGAAGTGGCGACGCTCCCCCGGAGAAGACGCCTGAACGTATCACTGACCATCGCAGTCTATCCTTCATGTGTGGGCACTCACTAATAAACCTCCCGCTAGTGTACTGTTTCTAGACGGTGTCCGTCGCCGAGAGACGACGGTCTCGTTCGTCGTTTCTCGTTCGGGAGAGGCTCGAGGACTGGGCCTCGAGTCGGGTAGATAATCGGGTTTCGAGAACACCAGAATAGCAGGTAGCTGGCCGGACGGTTCGACGAAATTGTTCGAAATTCGATAATCGGATCGAGATCGTCGGTGGGGCTACCGAACGTCGCGTCGCATCGCGATCTCGAACCAGGGACAGAGGCGGAGCTGGCGGTACCATTCCGGGTTCGAGTGGAGTCGCTCGTAAGGGACCCACATCAGGCCCGCGACCTCCTCCTCGTCGGGGTCGAGGCTCCGGTCGTCCAGCGTCAGCTTCAGGACGGCACAGACCTCATGTTCGACGCCCGCGTTCTCGAAGTAGCGCTTGTACTCGAAGCGGTCAGTCAGCCGCAGGTCGCCGTACTGGTCGGGAGTAATTCCCAGTTCCTCTTCGAGACGCTGGCGGGTCGCTTCCTCCTGGCTCTGGCCCTCGACGGGGTGGGAGGCGACGGTTCCGTCCCAGTAGGTTCCCCAGAGGCGCTTGCCGGGGGCTCGCTGGGCCAGCAGGATGTTCCCCTCGCCGTCGAAGACCAGCGACGTAAACGCCCGGTGGCGAATTCCGTCGCCGGTGTGGGCGTCGAGCCGGTTGACGAGCTCGAGTTCGGTGTCGTCGGCGTCGACGGCGATCACGTCCTGTTCGGCGTTCTCGTGGGTGAGATCGTCCTGTGGCGTACTCATATCCCCACAATCACAGCGGGTCTTGAAACCAGTATCGTCTCGCCGCGGCGGCGCGCGGGGCTCACGCCACGTCGTGTGCGTCAGACGATCCCGCCGTTCGTCACCTCCTCATCGTCCGGGTCGATCCGATACTCGTCCCCGACGGCGATCTCGAGCGCGCTCGCCTCGGTCTCGAGGTGAAGCGTCTCGGTCTCGAGCATCTCGCCGTCTAAGCTGTACTCGACGGCGCCCTCCCGGCTCTCGATCTCGAGGGCCGGCGTTCGTCGCGTGACGATGCAGTCGCTGTCGCCGTCGAACAGGCCCTTTCGGGCCGCGCCGCCGAGCAGATTCATGGCAGCGGTATCTTCGACGATCGTCACCTCGAGCAGGCCGTCCTCGACGTCGGCCTGGGCGGTTCGCGCGCCGGTGAACCGCCGACAGTTCCCGATGAGGACGAACAGGGCCTCGCCCTCCCAGGCCCGCGCACGCTCCCCGTTCGGGCCCGTGGCCGTCGTCACCCGCAGCGGGAGCGAATCGAACTCGCCGACCATCTCGATCGTGTTCTTCACGTACGCGAGCACGCCCAGCTCTGCCTTGCTCTCCGAGGACGTCTCGCCGCTCGCCGCGGCGGTGATCCCGCCGACGCAGGAGTTGACGAAGACGCGATCGTTCGCGACGCCGATGTCGATTCGCCGACGGCGGCCGTCCTCGATCACGTCGAACGCGTGCTCGAGTCCTCGGACTCCGATGTTCGCGGCGAAGTTGTTGCCCGTCCCCGCGGGGACGACCCCGACGGTCGTCGACTCGAGGGCGTCCGCCGCCGCGACGCCGTTGGTGACGGCGTTTATCGTCCCGTCCCCGCCGGCCGCGGCGACCAGGTCGGCCTCGGGAGCGGCCTCGCGGGCCAACCGCGTCGCGTCGCCGCTTTCCTCGGTCTTTCGAATCTCGAAGCCGCGGTCGGTCGCCAGCTCGACGACCTCGTCGACGTGGTCCCCGCTCCCGCTTACGGGATTGAGAACCAGAACGCGGTCGCTCGCACCGTCGGATCCCATACTACAGGAGATGCCGGCCGCACGCAAAAGGGTCTGCCCGGCGTTTGCCCTTCCATGTACTCCGTCGACCTCCACGCGCACACGAGGTTCTTTCACGGTCGCCGGCGCCTCGGCGACCGCTTCGACCCGCTGGGCGTCCGACTGCTCGCCCGGGCCGCCGACCGCCGCGGCCTCGAGGGCGTCGCGACGACCAACCACGACTACTACACGCCGCTGGATCCGCCCGGCGGCGCCCAGACGCTGCCGGGGATCGAAATCACGACCGACCGCGGCCACGTCCTCGTCGTCGGCCCCGATCCGCCGGAAGCGACGAAACCCGGCGCGCTCTCCCCCGCGGAGGCGGTCGCGCTGGCACACGACCGGGGCTGCGCCGCGATCGTCGCCCACCCCTTCCGGAACAGCACGGTGCGAGAACTCGAGGACGTCCCCTTCGACGCGATCGAAGTCAACGGCAAACACCCGCGCTCGCGGCCGCTCGTGGAACAGCTGGCCGAGGAGCGCGATCTCCCGCTGGTCGGCGGCAGCGACGCCCACTACCCCTTCGAGGTGGGCCGGGCGTACACGGTCGTCGAGGCCGACGAGTTCACGCCCGAGTCGGTCGTCGACGCGATCCGCGACGGTCGCGTGAGCGCGCGCGTCTCCGAGTCGCTGCTGGACCGACTGCTGCGCCGTGGCTATCGGGCGATCCATAACCGCAAACGCGTGATCGACGCGATCGAGCGACCGACGCCCGGTGTCGGCGCGCCGCCGGGTGAGGAGGAGAAAGCCGACTGAAGGATCGATCACGGTATCGTCGACTGATGAATCGCCCTTCGATGGCGCACGCCGTCGATCGCGTTCGGTTCGTAACGGGATTCCTGACGGTATCCGTAGTATGCTGGGATCCACGTGACGACGCCATCACCCGCCGGGTCGCCTGAACGTGTAGACTACGTCGTCAGCGTCGATCGTGAGCGATCCCGCGTCGTGATTCACGACGAGGTCGACCGCTTTTCGTTGCTCGAAGTCGTGGAGCGGCATCCCCGTGCTGACGCGTCCGGTCCGCGAGATCTCGAGGTAGGCGGAGCCGAAGTCGATCCGAATCCGGTCGTCGCCGGTAGTCACGTCTCCGGCCTCGCCGAACCGGCGCAGTTCGTCGGTCACTGCGTCCCAGTCACTGAGGTGAATCCGGTTTGCCATCGGTTCGTAGACGACGGCCGCGAACTAATACCGTCGGGCGACAGATTCAGGTTCCCGGTTCGGGACTACCCGTACGGATTCGACCCGGCTCAGATCCACACCGCCTACTGGCTCGTTCGAACGAGTGGCCTAACCGAGTTCCTCGTCCAGGATCAGCCGCGTCTTCGTGCTCACGACCTCCTCCTGATCGCGGGCCTTCGTGATGAGATCGTTGACCCCGCGCGTGTCCGCGGCGTCGACGACGAGCACGACGTCCTGCTCGCCCGAGACCATCCAGACGAAGTCCACTTCGTCCCACTCGGCGATGCGCTCGGAGACGGCCTTCGTGTCGACGTCGACCGCGACGCTGAGCTCGATCATCGCCTGGACGTTGCCCGTCCGGGTCGAAATCGTGAAGCGTTCGATGACGTCCTCGTCGATCATCCGTTCGACGCGGTTGCGGACGGTTCCCTCGCTCGTCCCGACCTCGTCGGCGATCTCGGTGTAGGGCGTGCGGCCGTCTCGCCGAAGCTGATCGAGGATCTGTCGGTCCAGGTCGTCCATGGAGATGCGTGACTACGCGTGACCTGCACTTACCGATTACGAAAATCGTAACTGAGCTTCGAAGACAACACTTATGATGATGCATCCGATACGTAGATCGTAATGACGGAAGCCTACGTCGCACTGGAAGACGGCCGCGTACTCGAGGGACGTGGTCGCGCTCCGGGCACGGCTCGCGGGGAACTCGTTTTCACGACAGCGTATACGGGATACGAAGAGAGTCTGACCGACCCCTCCTACGAGGAGCAGGTCCTGACCTTCTCGTACCCGCTGATCGGTAACTACGGCGTCCGCGAGGAGCGGTTCGAGGACGACCGCGTCCACCCCCGCGCCGCGCTCGCCAAGGAGTTCACCGAGGACGTCGCCGAGTGGCTCGAGAGCGAGGGCGTCCCGGCGGTCGACCACCTCGACACGCGAGAGGTCGTCACCACCATCCGCGACGGCGGCGCCATGAAGTGCGGTATCGCCGTCGGCGAGGACGTCACCGAGGAAGACGCCAAGGAGCAACTCGAGCAGTGCGAGGCGATGAGCGATCACACCGAGATCGGCGCGCAAGTCAGCGTCGACGAGGTCGAGGTCCATGGCGAAGACAACGACGGCGAGACCGTCGCGCTGGTCGACTGCGGCGCGAAGGGCTCGATCGTCGACTCGTTGCTCGCTCGCAATGCGACGGTTCACGTGCTTCCCCACGACGCGAGCGTCGCCGACGTCGAGGCCGTCGATCCCGACGTCCTCTTCATCTCGAACGGCCCCGGCGACCCGGTCAACTTCGAGCAGGCGATCACGCTCGTCGAGGAGTTCGTCGAGGACACGCCCGTCGCCGGCATCTGTCTCGGCCAGCAGATCGTCGCCGAGGCGCTGGGCGGCACGACCGAGAAGATGGACTTCGGTCACCGCGGCGTCAATCAGCCCGTCCTCGACTTAGAGTCCGGCCAGGTCGTCATGACCACCCAGAACCACGGCTACACGGTCGCCGAACCCGGCGAACACCTCGAGATCACCCAGATCAACGTCAACGACGACACGCCGGAGGGCATCGACGGCATCGAGTACGATGTCATCACCCGCCAGTATCACCCCGAAGCCAACCCCGGTCCGGAGGACACCCTCGACTTCTTCGACAGCGTCCTCGCGATGGCCGACTCGCGATCGGAGCAGGCCGTTCCCGCCGACGACTGATCGATAGGTCGACGATCGGCGACACGCTCGGTATTCGATCGACAGCGTTCGAGTGCGTTCGATTTCGTTCTATCCGATGGAGAGCGCTGCCGACGGGCGACGAGAACGAACCGAATCGGCGACTCTCGACGAACTGATGGCGACGCGCCCGCGGGCGATCAGACGTCGCCGGAGACGATCTCCGCGACCCGTTCGCGATCGAACAGCGTCGCGTCGTCGAACGCGTCGGGGTAGATGTCCGTCGCGGCGCGTTCGGTGTGGTAG containing:
- the carA gene encoding glutamine-hydrolyzing carbamoyl-phosphate synthase small subunit, encoding MTEAYVALEDGRVLEGRGRAPGTARGELVFTTAYTGYEESLTDPSYEEQVLTFSYPLIGNYGVREERFEDDRVHPRAALAKEFTEDVAEWLESEGVPAVDHLDTREVVTTIRDGGAMKCGIAVGEDVTEEDAKEQLEQCEAMSDHTEIGAQVSVDEVEVHGEDNDGETVALVDCGAKGSIVDSLLARNATVHVLPHDASVADVEAVDPDVLFISNGPGDPVNFEQAITLVEEFVEDTPVAGICLGQQIVAEALGGTTEKMDFGHRGVNQPVLDLESGQVVMTTQNHGYTVAEPGEHLEITQINVNDDTPEGIDGIEYDVITRQYHPEANPGPEDTLDFFDSVLAMADSRSEQAVPADD
- a CDS encoding class I SAM-dependent methyltransferase codes for the protein METIDFDRLTLTPGMRVLDIGCGEGRHVHAAALENVREVVGIDIGRENLTAAREDYEAYIAGETDVPVTFAAGDALRLPFADGSFDVVCCTEVLEHIPDYEAALDELRRVCKPGGTLAVSVPREGPERVCWALSEEYHQVEGGHVRIFDRDELQAAIERRGFRRVDDHFAHALHAPYWWLKCLWWDRDQRDEAPLALRAYDRFLEWDVLESPRPVRLLERALDPLVGKSVVYYFELEGPA
- a CDS encoding Lrp/AsnC family transcriptional regulator, which gives rise to MDDLDRQILDQLRRDGRTPYTEIADEVGTSEGTVRNRVERMIDEDVIERFTISTRTGNVQAMIELSVAVDVDTKAVSERIAEWDEVDFVWMVSGEQDVVLVVDAADTRGVNDLITKARDQEEVVSTKTRLILDEELG
- a CDS encoding glycosyltransferase family 4 protein; the encoded protein is MVSDTFRRLLRGSVATSSASAGRSTATGSTAETGPSPDSARLEGEPLDICLLSYRSNPYSGGQGVYVKYLSRALTDLGHSVDVISGKPYPELDDGVGLVKLPGENVVDELDRLGQFEPAYLRDPLAMYEWLSALTGGFPDPYAFGRRVVDYFEKRQPEYDVIHDNQSLCYGLQTLRERGHPVVATVHHPITVDRDVALAAADGWGERLLIRRWYRFLRMQREVVRDLPHVLTVSEAAKRRTVADFGADPDALRVVHNGIDTDLFEPVDREYDRPRVMTTVSADVPLKGARYLLEAFAEVREAVDAELVVVGEFDEGGDCDRLVSKLGIEDAVETHSKISYDRMIELYGTADVAVVPSLYEGFGLPAGEAMACGVPVVATTGGALPEVVGDAGVLVAPGDAGEMADAIRELLADDARRDRLGERARERIVEEFDWERAARETVRTYRTAIETRQTREA
- a CDS encoding NUDIX hydrolase; the protein is MSTPQDDLTHENAEQDVIAVDADDTELELVNRLDAHTGDGIRHRAFTSLVFDGEGNILLAQRAPGKRLWGTYWDGTVASHPVEGQSQEEATRQRLEEELGITPDQYGDLRLTDRFEYKRYFENAGVEHEVCAVLKLTLDDRSLDPDEEEVAGLMWVPYERLHSNPEWYRQLRLCPWFEIAMRRDVR
- a CDS encoding diacylglycerol/lipid kinase family protein — encoded protein: MGSDGASDRVLVLNPVSGSGDHVDEVVELATDRGFEIRKTEESGDATRLAREAAPEADLVAAAGGDGTINAVTNGVAAADALESTTVGVVPAGTGNNFAANIGVRGLEHAFDVIEDGRRRRIDIGVANDRVFVNSCVGGITAAASGETSSESKAELGVLAYVKNTIEMVGEFDSLPLRVTTATGPNGERARAWEGEALFVLIGNCRRFTGARTAQADVEDGLLEVTIVEDTAAMNLLGGAARKGLFDGDSDCIVTRRTPALEIESREGAVEYSLDGEMLETETLHLETEASALEIAVGDEYRIDPDDEEVTNGGIV
- a CDS encoding PHP-associated domain-containing protein gives rise to the protein MYSVDLHAHTRFFHGRRRLGDRFDPLGVRLLARAADRRGLEGVATTNHDYYTPLDPPGGAQTLPGIEITTDRGHVLVVGPDPPEATKPGALSPAEAVALAHDRGCAAIVAHPFRNSTVRELEDVPFDAIEVNGKHPRSRPLVEQLAEERDLPLVGGSDAHYPFEVGRAYTVVEADEFTPESVVDAIRDGRVSARVSESLLDRLLRRGYRAIHNRKRVIDAIERPTPGVGAPPGEEEKAD